In the genome of Argopecten irradians isolate NY unplaced genomic scaffold, Ai_NY scaffold_0231, whole genome shotgun sequence, one region contains:
- the LOC138312167 gene encoding LOW QUALITY PROTEIN: E3 ubiquitin/ISG15 ligase TRIM25-like (The sequence of the model RefSeq protein was modified relative to this genomic sequence to represent the inferred CDS: deleted 1 base in 1 codon), which translates to MAEGGLLQEYSNDGTSIPPCRLIDCPICLEQMHQPKSLPCLHSFCEGCLGTYIVTDLSGEMAAATSFPCPVCRKITSPVDPSESKETWARQFPANNLVQNFATLTKKTDTSSYCGPCKRKKNMSTPAKFFCRTTSMLFCEVCKENVHDLAHEDCDIVSITDENYEVLQNKPVHTCSTHNEKIDWYCEDHKFIGCSACIITEHRQCATVKTATEYLEKQQQRSHLDDVENALGQAFNDMILMKKSFDDKDDAMQQCQENDLKSISDLRQKIISYLDQKQDELTQELISKYKAEKAKVDVFRQKCSRLMAAMQHTKTASTTAAQRVDHIEMIQLFHRGQTEIGAYTDLIDDISSSTSLSMKHDIDTNLATIDQSSPLSLGGIVVEEQPCSLPDGVDRISNHTTSSNSRVTKVRTLTIKVPTDKRNCGAEGVVLMRNRNIVISDYQNDCLKLFSSEGKCLDVLNIGGWPHDLCLVNDRKVAVAVTNTQVGIHVVNVHQSTLTLSTVIKTPQKCNGISFIDGKFMVSTLKDIYRVGMDGKDEKVHSLANDCHHLVSCPVRNLTFASIFTSKDAIVTKLSSSGQTCVMEVGVVDGGMGIDVDNDGNLYVCGQKSKNVVQISACGTRIRELLTVKDGIDKPRAISVRGDRLVVTNESSTDRNSVHVYQLS; encoded by the exons ATGGCGGAAGGTGGGCTTCTGCAGGAATACAGCAATGACGGCACTTCTATACCACCCTGTCGTCTTATCGACTGTCCTATTTGTCTGGAGCAGATGCATCAGCCGAAGTCTCTTCCTTGTTTACATTCCTTCTGTGAGGGATGCCTCGGTACCTACATCGTCACAGACTTATCAGGTGAGATGGCGGCCGCGACCTCCTTCCCCTGTCCTGTATGTAGGAAGATCACATCACCAGTCGATCCCTCTGAGAGTAAGGAGACCTGGGCACGGCAGTTTCCGGCCAACAACCTCGTTCAGAATTTTGCAACTCTCACGAAGAAGACGGATACTTCATCGTATTGTGGTCCATGcaagaga aagaaaaacatgtCGACTCCAGCGAAGTTCTTTTGCAGAACAACTAGCATGCTGTTTTGTGAGGTCTGTAAAGAAAACGTCCATGATCTCGCCCATGAAgattgtgatattgtttctaTCACAGATGAAAATTATGAAGTGTTACAAAACAAACCTGTTCATACATGTTCAACACACAACGAGAAGATTGACTGGTACTGCGAAGATCATAAATTTATCGGATGCAGTGCATGTATCATCACAGAACACCGACAGTGTGCCACGGTAAAGACTGCTACAGAGTATTTGGAAAAGCAGCAGCAAAGGTCGCATTTAGACGACGTGGAAAATGCTCTGGGACAGGCTTTCAATGATATGATACTAATGAAGAAATCGTTTGACGATAAGGATGACGCCATGCAACAATGTCAAGAAAACGATTTAAAGAGTATTTCCGATCTTCGGCAAAAAATTATCTCTTATCTCGACCAAAAGCAAGACGAGTTAACGCAGGAACTAATATCAAAGTATAAAGCCGAGAAAGCTAAGGTTGATGTCTTCAGACAAAAGTGTAGTAGATTGATGGCTGCCATGCAGCATACAAAGACCGCGTCAACGACAGCAGCTCAAAGAGTGGATCACATCGAGATGATACAACTGTTCCATCGGGGTCAGACAGAGATCGGGGCGTATACTGATCTGATTGACGACATTTCCTCTTCTACGTCACTCTCTATGAAACATGATATCGACACAAACCTCGCCACAATCGACCAATCCAGCCCGCTGTCCCTCGGAGGAATCGTTGTGGAGGAACAACCATGCAGCCTTCCTGACGGCGTTGACCGTATAAGTAATCATACCACGTCCTCAAATAGTCGCGTCACGAAAGTCAGGACATTGACGATAAAGGTTCCGACTGATAAGCGTAATTGTGGTGCTGAAGGAGTGGTGTTGATGCGGAACAGGAATATTGTGATAAGTGACTATCAAAACGATTGTCTGAAATTATTCTCGTCCGAAGGAAAGTGTTTGGATGTTCTGAACATTGGTGGCTGGCCTCATGATTTGTGTTTAGTGAACGATAGAAAAGTAGCTGTAGCTGTAACTAACACTCAGGTGGGTATACATGTAGTGAATGTACACCAATCCACTCTGACCCTATCGACTGTTATAAAAACTCCACAAAAGTGCAATGGCATATCTTTCATAGATGGAAAATTCATGGTGAGTACACTAAAAGATATTTACAGAGTTGGAATGGATGGGAAGGATGAAAAGGTTCACAGTTTAGCAAACGATTGCCACCACCTTGTCTCCTGCCCGGTCAGAAACCTCACATTTGCAAGCATTTTCACGTCAAAAGATGCCATTGTGACAAAGCTCTCTAGCAGTGGACAGACTTGTGTTATGGAGGTCGGAGTAGTCGACGGTGGGATGGGAATAGACGTCGACAACGACGGGAATCTGTACGTCTGTGGGCAAAAGTCAAAGAATGTGGTACAGATATCTGCGTGCGGAACTCGAATCAGAGAACTTCTGACAGTAAAGGATGGGATCGACAAGCCCAGAGCAATATCAGTACGTGGGGATCGACTGGTAGTAACCAACGAATCATCAACGGACCGTAACAGTGTCCATGTGTACCAACTTAGCTGA